The sequence AAGCCAGCAATAACGACCAACATTGCATTGCGGAAAACATGCCCATAAAGCACTTTACGATCACTTAGCCCTTTGGCGCGGGCGGTTACCACATATTGCTTACGGATTTCTTCCAAAAAGCAGTTTTTAGTAAGCAATGTTGTTGTAGCAAAAGCCGAAATTGCCATAGCAGCAACAGGCAAAGTGATATGCCATAAATAATCAAGAATCTTGCCACCCCATGATAATTCATCAAAATTATCGGAGGTTAATCCGCGAAGTGGAAACCAGTCAAAGAACGAACCGCCGGCAAAAAATACAATCAGCATAACGCCAAACAAAAAGCCGGGAATAGAATAGCCGATAATGATAACCGCACTTGTCCAAACATCAAAGGCAGAGCCATCTTTAAGCGCTTTGCGAATACCAAGAGGAATGGAAATCGCATAGGAAATGAGCATTAACCAAAGACCAAGCGTCACCGAAACAGGCAAGGTCTTTTTAATCATATCGATAATTGGTTGGTCTGAAATGAAAGAATTACCGAAATTAAATGTGCTATAATCGCGCAATAAAATGAGATAGCGTTGCCAAGCTGGTTTATCAAAACCAAATTTTTCTTCAAGCTTTTTGATATAGGCTGGGTCCATACCTTGCGCACCGCGATAGATTGACTGGCTGGAACTTGTGTGAGCGCCAACATTTTCAGCGCTAATGCCCATATCACCGCCACCGCCAGAGATACGGTCTAATGGACCATTTCCGCCACCTTGCAATTGTGCAGCAATGGTTTCAATTGGCCCACCAGGGGTAAATTGCAAAATAACAAAAGTAATGGTTAAAATGCCAATAATGGTTGGTATAATCAACAATAAGCGGCGTAGGATATAAGCGGCCATTAATATCTCCCCATTATTGCTAGCGGCTCTATCCGCGCCATTGATTTCATTGCCATTTTCTTTCTTCAATATGCAATTGATTTTTACCAATCAGTCACAAAACGAAATTCGCCTAATTTTGTTATAATGATAAAACGTAACTCTAAGCAAATATGGTAAATAAAGTGCAAAATAAATGCCGCTATTTAAAACCATAATTACCGATAAGATTATTGACCTGACGATTTTTGCTGTAACGCTTGTTCTTTTTGCGGATCAATTGACCAAGAATAAATATCAAAACCTGATACCTCTGGCTGCGGTCGCGGAATATCAAATTTATCCCAATAGGCAATATTAATCTTTGATGATGTCCATTGCGGCACCACGTAGTAATTCCATAATAAAATTCGATCCATTGCCCTTGCCGCTGCAACCAAATCATCACGATTTTTGGCATAAATAATGGCGTTAATCATTGCGTCAATTGCAGGATTTTTAATGCCGACATAGTTTTTACCGCCATTTTTATTTGCCATGCTTGAGCCAAAATAATAAAGCTGTTCATTACCTGGTGAATCTGATTGGCCGATGATGCTAGAAATAACATCATAATCATAATTATAAAGACGGTTTTGATATTGGGCAGTGTCAATTGTGCGCATTGTTGCATCAATACCCAAGCGCTTTAAATTGGCAATATAAAGGGCGGTTACCCGCTCGAAAGCTGAATTATCCAACAAAATTTCAATTCTAAAAGGCGCGCCTTGCGCATTAACCAATTGATTATTTTTCAACTGCCAACCAGCATCTTGCAACAATTTCATAGCTTCGCTTAAATTTTTACGCAGCTCTGTTGAATTCTTATAAACAGGCAAGGTAAAAGGCTTTTCAAATACTTCTATTGGTACTTCCGACTTAACGCTTTCCAATAATTGCAATTCTTTACCTTGCGGCATCTCTTGCGCGGTAACAAAATCGAGCCCATAAAAATAGCTGGTGATGCGTTGA comes from Bartonella sp. HY038 and encodes:
- a CDS encoding microcin C ABC transporter permease YejB, which codes for MAAYILRRLLLIIPTIIGILTITFVILQFTPGGPIETIAAQLQGGGNGPLDRISGGGGDMGISAENVGAHTSSSQSIYRGAQGMDPAYIKKLEEKFGFDKPAWQRYLILLRDYSTFNFGNSFISDQPIIDMIKKTLPVSVTLGLWLMLISYAISIPLGIRKALKDGSAFDVWTSAVIIIGYSIPGFLFGVMLIVFFAGGSFFDWFPLRGLTSDNFDELSWGGKILDYLWHITLPVAAMAISAFATTTLLTKNCFLEEIRKQYVVTARAKGLSDRKVLYGHVFRNAMLVVIAGFPAAFINSFFTGSLLIEMLFSLEGMGLMSYTAVVDRDYPVVLGTLFIFSLLGLVVALVSDLVYMLVDPRIDFEKRDV